Genomic segment of Saprospira sp. CCB-QB6:
GCAAATTGCCCGCTCGACCAGCAGCTACTCCCACTAAGCCAGCTTTCTTACCGCCCTGAAATGTTTCTTTATAAGCATAAACCGAACAGGCATCCAAAAATAATTTGAGCACCCCAGGATAACTTCCATTGTACTCTGGCATAACGATAAATAACTTGTCGGGCGCAATCAAATATCGCTCTTGAATCTCTTGCAAAGCAGGAGATTGCTGCTGAGGGTCATACATATCTATATGTAAAACATCATCGGGCAACTCTTCCAAACTAAAAAAGCGTACCTCTTCTTCTGCCTTTTCTTGAAAATGAGCAAAGGCCGCTTCTGCGACGATTCTTGTTTTGCTGTTGGGACGATTGGTCCCCGAAATTACTACAATCATAAATATATATACTAATAGAAGCCCTATACGGTACTTCTTTGGCTTTAAATAAAAAGGGAACAAGCCCCAAAGGCCAAAGTTCTTAAAAAAACTAGGTAAAAATAGGGAAAAGCTTAAATTAGCTCAGTCGCGAAGCCCTAATACCACTTCGCTTATTCCGTTTACCTCAGAAATTATTTTGCCTTATGAAAATCACCTACTACGGCCACTCTGCTTTTATGGTAGAATTAGGCGGTAAAAAACTACTTTTTGATCCCTTTATTACCCCAAATCCCCTAGCCCAAGAAGCTAGCATTTCTGCAGATGATTTGGAACCCGATTATATTTTACTCTCGCACGGACATGCCGATCATGTCAGCGATGCCGTGAGTATTGCCCAACGCACTGGCGCTAAGGTGGTCGCTATCTATGAGGTGGCCGAATGGCTACAAAAACAAGGAATCGAAAATACTCACCCCATGAATATCGGCGGCAAATGGAATTTTGGCGAGTTTACGGTCCATTGCACCACTGCCGTCCACTCTTCTGCCCTGCCCGATGGCAGCTATGGCGGCAACCCCATGGGCTTCGTCATTAGCTCCAATGATGGGACCTTCTACTTTGCCGGAGATACGGCCCTAACTATGGATATGAAGCTGATTCCTATGCTCTATCCCAAACTCGATTTTGCCCTGCTCCCTATCGGTGACAATTTTACAATGAGCTACGAACATGCCATCATTGCCTCCGATTTTATCGAATGTAATACAATCGTCGGTGTCCATTTCGATACTTTTGGCTTTATTACTATCGATCATAAAGAAGCTAAAGCCGCCTTTGAAGCTAAAGGCAAAAACCTCTTTATCCCTAAAGCTGGAATGAGCTTTTCTATCCAAAAAGGATAAGGTTTTGGGGCCTCCCGCCTGCGGCGGGCGCTACGTTCCGCAGCTCGCTATTCGCTCGGCCCTGCGGCGGCTTTGCCGCCTTGGTCTGGCCTGACGGCCACTGCTGCACATCGCTAGGCCATATAAAACATCATCCCCTCCTCGGAGGGGATTTTTTATGCCTTAACCTAAGCAATTATTGGCCCTGCTAAATTTAGCTAAGCTAGTTGATAGATAGCTAAGTAGCTACCTAAAAAAGCCCAAGCATTTTAATAATGCTTGGGCTAATACTATATAGGATAAGCCAAACTAGAAAGGACGCTATTCGGCGGCTCGATTAAAGCGATAGTTGACTCCCAAAGAAAAGCTTTGGCCCAAATCATAGCGCTGAATAAAGTATTCTTTGCCTTTGTACTCCAAAGATTCCCGATAGCGACTGCCCAAAAGATTGTTTGCCCGGAAGCTGAGGCGGAAGCCCTTGCCCAAATCTTGAGCAAGGTTGAAGCCCAAAAGGGGAACAGGCTGCTCATACACATTGGGGGTTCCCCCACGAACAATCAAGGAAATGCGAGGACCAATAACATTA
This window contains:
- a CDS encoding NADPH-dependent FMN reductase — translated: MIVVISGTNRPNSKTRIVAEAAFAHFQEKAEEEVRFFSLEELPDDVLHIDMYDPQQQSPALQEIQERYLIAPDKLFIVMPEYNGSYPGVLKLFLDACSVYAYKETFQGGKKAGLVGVAAGRAGNLRGMEHLTGALNYLELVVMPQKLPISSIGGQIDEEGKLRAPSLKALEEQVERFLAF
- a CDS encoding metal-dependent hydrolase, which produces MKITYYGHSAFMVELGGKKLLFDPFITPNPLAQEASISADDLEPDYILLSHGHADHVSDAVSIAQRTGAKVVAIYEVAEWLQKQGIENTHPMNIGGKWNFGEFTVHCTTAVHSSALPDGSYGGNPMGFVISSNDGTFYFAGDTALTMDMKLIPMLYPKLDFALLPIGDNFTMSYEHAIIASDFIECNTIVGVHFDTFGFITIDHKEAKAAFEAKGKNLFIPKAGMSFSIQKG